In the genome of Cercospora beticola chromosome 2, complete sequence, one region contains:
- a CDS encoding uncharacterized protein (BUSCO:EOG09265G5K): MTINITPRAAHRLQNIASKDSNPNTALRVSVESGGCHGFQYLMSLIDVKDIDQEEDVVFENEERIGGSEGEGDGYKAKVVMDEPSLELLNGSSVDYTMELIGSQFKVTGIPGAKSSCGCGTSFDIAA, encoded by the coding sequence ATGACCATAAATATCACTCCTCGCGCCGCCCACCGTCTTCAAAATATCGCCTCCAAAGACTCCAATCCGAACACAGCCTTACGCGTCAGCGTGGAAAGTGGAGGTTGTCATGGCTTTCAATATCTCATGAGTCTTATAGACGTCAAAGACATCGAtcaggaagaagacgtggTGTTTGAGAACGAGGAGCGGATAGGAGGAAGTGAAGGGGAGGGAGACGGATACAAAGCGAAAGTGGTCATGGACGAGCCGAGTCTGGAACTACTGAATGGGAGTAGCGTGGACTATACGATGGAATTGATTGGGAGTCAGTTTAAGGTCACGGGGATACCGGGGGCGAAGAGTAGTTGTGGGTGTGGGACGAGTTTTGATATTGCGGCTTGA